One Microbacterium esteraromaticum genomic window carries:
- a CDS encoding phage tail tape measure protein: protein MAQRVVKVELILAAQGFMQGTDAAAKKVRELGSETEKLAQKREAFNTLGTAAVGFGSAVALGIGMAVAKFADFDQQMSYVQAATHESAANMNLLRDAALDAGARTVFSATEAAGAIEELSKAGVSTADILSGGLDAALDLAAAGGMRVADAAAVAATTLKQFGLEGRDASHIADLLAAGAGKAQGDVSDMAQALKQGGLVANQFGLSVDETVGTLSAFASAGMLGSDAGTSFRTMLLRLANPTGEAAEMMQELGINAYDAQGQFVGMQSLAGQLQTSLSGLTQEQQNAALAIIFGQDAIRGANVLLQEGADGIRKWTTEVDAQGYAAETAAMRLDNLKGDWEAFTGALDTAMISMGEGANGPLREFVQGLTGMVDRFNDLPDWAQQSAIGVGAVTAAVALGAGGFMLAVPKVAAYNAAIATMGTGAQRASRFVTGLGKAVGITAGYFLLAKGAEAAARGLGQLGDGAKSANETVSLLLNKDYDGLFEGMTKGAGGVNDLTDAMDKLLAGDFDNAFNRWGSDTFAFTGFTSSVGEAREQFALMGEALADMVSRGDGERAKSIFADLQAQFEAQGYTVDQLNEVMPQYKDALTGAANEAKMAGDATGAASGDLSEMESAASDAATALDSVVRALMEVAGGAMSVSEANDNALSSINAMTDAASAEGASLAGTNDASIALRDSIREVETAHRDSAVAILENGGTLDEATGKWNAGRDAVIRMLEAKGMDRAEAVKWADQNLGSASQVQAAMGEVTRAVNSIPKTPVIDLTARTSQAYNALMGVQSLLRRITGNHSIHVSTGQGGQGGLTFATGGLVNSKGMKVKSFASGGFEPGIYQAVPGGIHRFAEAGYDEGYVTTDPKYLPQSIDTMNALAGRLGLGQLGRMPAAAPVVNVAAPSLAGMSITGRLEVGGDGLARIIDGRIERAFEPSSDEAVRSEFGR from the coding sequence ATGGCTCAGCGCGTCGTGAAAGTGGAGCTCATCCTGGCCGCCCAAGGCTTCATGCAGGGCACGGACGCGGCTGCGAAGAAGGTGCGCGAGCTCGGTTCTGAGACCGAGAAGCTGGCGCAGAAGCGCGAGGCGTTCAATACGCTCGGCACCGCTGCGGTCGGGTTCGGTTCGGCTGTTGCGCTCGGTATTGGCATGGCTGTCGCGAAGTTCGCGGACTTCGACCAGCAGATGTCCTATGTGCAGGCAGCCACGCACGAGTCCGCCGCGAACATGAACCTATTGCGGGACGCGGCTCTCGACGCGGGCGCCCGCACGGTGTTCTCTGCGACGGAGGCTGCAGGGGCGATCGAGGAACTTTCGAAGGCCGGCGTCTCGACGGCGGATATCCTCAGCGGCGGCCTTGACGCGGCTCTGGATCTTGCTGCTGCTGGCGGCATGCGAGTCGCGGATGCCGCGGCCGTCGCCGCGACGACGCTGAAGCAGTTCGGCCTCGAGGGCCGGGACGCGTCGCACATCGCGGATCTGCTCGCAGCGGGCGCGGGCAAGGCGCAGGGTGACGTGTCCGACATGGCTCAGGCACTGAAGCAGGGCGGTCTGGTCGCGAACCAGTTTGGCCTGTCGGTGGATGAGACGGTCGGTACGCTGTCGGCGTTCGCGTCAGCGGGCATGCTCGGCTCCGACGCAGGGACATCGTTCCGTACGATGCTGCTGCGTCTCGCGAACCCGACCGGTGAAGCGGCCGAGATGATGCAGGAACTGGGCATCAACGCGTACGACGCGCAGGGCCAGTTCGTCGGCATGCAGTCTCTCGCGGGGCAGCTGCAGACCAGTCTTTCGGGGTTGACGCAGGAGCAGCAGAACGCGGCTCTGGCGATCATCTTCGGTCAGGACGCGATCCGTGGCGCGAATGTCCTTCTTCAGGAGGGCGCGGACGGTATCCGCAAGTGGACGACTGAGGTCGACGCTCAGGGGTATGCCGCGGAGACCGCGGCGATGCGATTGGACAACCTGAAGGGCGATTGGGAAGCGTTCACGGGCGCGCTGGACACGGCGATGATCTCGATGGGCGAGGGCGCGAACGGTCCGCTACGCGAGTTCGTGCAGGGCCTTACCGGGATGGTGGACCGATTCAACGATCTGCCCGATTGGGCACAGCAGTCCGCTATCGGCGTCGGCGCTGTGACAGCTGCCGTCGCTCTGGGTGCGGGTGGGTTCATGCTCGCCGTTCCGAAGGTCGCCGCCTACAACGCCGCGATCGCGACGATGGGTACTGGCGCGCAGCGTGCGTCCCGGTTCGTCACCGGGCTTGGGAAGGCAGTCGGCATCACTGCCGGGTACTTCCTCCTCGCGAAGGGCGCTGAGGCCGCCGCACGGGGGCTCGGTCAGCTCGGCGACGGTGCGAAGTCCGCGAACGAGACCGTGTCGCTGCTCCTGAACAAGGACTACGACGGGTTGTTCGAGGGCATGACGAAGGGTGCCGGCGGCGTCAACGATCTCACCGACGCGATGGACAAGCTCCTCGCGGGCGACTTCGACAACGCCTTCAACCGGTGGGGATCAGACACGTTCGCATTCACTGGCTTCACATCCTCCGTGGGGGAGGCACGCGAACAGTTCGCTCTCATGGGTGAAGCCCTTGCCGACATGGTGTCTCGTGGCGACGGCGAGCGGGCAAAGTCGATCTTCGCCGATCTTCAGGCGCAGTTCGAGGCGCAGGGATACACAGTCGACCAGCTTAACGAGGTCATGCCGCAGTACAAGGACGCTCTGACCGGCGCAGCGAACGAAGCGAAGATGGCCGGCGACGCGACTGGCGCAGCCTCTGGTGACCTGTCGGAGATGGAATCCGCAGCGTCGGATGCTGCGACCGCGCTCGACAGCGTCGTGCGGGCGCTGATGGAGGTCGCAGGCGGAGCCATGTCGGTCAGCGAAGCGAACGACAATGCTCTGTCTTCGATCAACGCGATGACCGATGCTGCAAGCGCCGAGGGAGCGTCTCTCGCGGGCACGAACGACGCGTCGATCGCGCTTCGCGATTCGATCCGTGAGGTCGAGACGGCGCATCGGGATTCGGCGGTCGCGATCCTAGAGAACGGCGGGACCCTCGACGAGGCGACTGGCAAGTGGAATGCGGGCCGTGACGCCGTGATCAGGATGCTCGAGGCGAAGGGCATGGACCGCGCAGAAGCGGTCAAGTGGGCAGACCAGAACCTCGGTTCGGCCTCTCAGGTTCAGGCGGCGATGGGCGAAGTGACGCGCGCCGTGAACAGCATCCCGAAGACGCCCGTCATCGACCTCACCGCGCGCACCAGTCAGGCGTACAACGCGCTGATGGGTGTGCAGAGCCTGCTGCGTCGCATCACCGGTAACCACTCGATACATGTGTCGACGGGGCAGGGAGGCCAAGGGGGTCTCACCTTCGCGACCGGCGGTCTGGTCAATAGCAAGGGAATGAAGGTCAAGAGCTTCGCCTCTGGCGGGTTCGAGCCTGGCATCTACCAGGCTGTCCCGGGCGGTATCCATCGTTTCGCTGAGGCGGGTTACGACGAGGGCTACGTCACCACTGACCCGAAGTATCTGCCGCAGTCGATCGACACGATGAACGCGTTGGCTGGACGGCTCGGTCTCGGGCAGCTCGGCAGGATGCCAGCAGCGGCTCCGGTCGTCAACGTGGCGGCACCGTCGTTGGCGGGCATGTCGATCACGGGGCGCCTCGAGGTTGGCGGTGATGGTCTCGCCCGGATCATCGATGGCCGTATTGAGCGTGCGTTCGAGCCGTCCTCGGATGAGGCGGTCAGGTCAGAGTTCGGCCGGTAG
- a CDS encoding fibronectin type III domain-containing protein — MAYDASISGPYSGRPAFDQYLYVRRDQTQARRSSYAYEVRARNPERRTQTYALSNFPLAVNVGGQIFEHEHNLDFRGGQEYITLATGSTGWFDHNSAGELTIVIDTWHGPAGVFGSADPAPLYFVTDTIKPETPTGLSATRVSDSQQTLNVTVPWGAVKMVWQRSTDDGAWQTLATVTASGTYTDKSTQANRKYTYRVAASNGGGQGPWSSTATIYTSPAAPTGVSAARTAADDIRVDASGRPAWATSFNIRDGGALVASGVSLPWTHVDPNPADTHTYTVQGVVSGIAGAWSSPSNTVQLISPPSPPQSLSPNGAVAPSDESVTLSWVHSPVDSSPQSAYELQYRAPGGAWTVLTGTTAQARAVTLPVGAVEWQVRTKGAHPDWSPWSATASFTVIDRPGVAVVQPADTWDASTLTAVWTWFQAQGRPQSAWRVELLDATGTVVESRTGSGATATLQLATRLTEGAWTVRAQAATGEVWSAWGVEAFTVAFTPPVEPVLTGVWDESQGGVQITVSGEQFGVAVLDEGAWYAEVGV, encoded by the coding sequence ATGGCCTACGACGCCAGCATCTCGGGCCCCTACTCGGGCCGCCCGGCGTTCGACCAGTACCTGTATGTGCGGCGGGACCAGACCCAGGCGCGCCGCTCGTCCTATGCATACGAGGTTCGGGCTCGGAACCCTGAACGGCGCACGCAGACATACGCGCTGAGCAACTTCCCGCTGGCGGTGAACGTCGGCGGGCAGATCTTCGAACACGAGCACAACCTCGACTTCCGTGGCGGTCAGGAGTACATCACCCTGGCTACTGGGTCCACGGGCTGGTTCGATCACAACAGCGCCGGTGAGCTGACCATCGTCATCGATACGTGGCATGGTCCCGCGGGCGTTTTCGGGTCCGCTGATCCGGCCCCGCTGTACTTCGTGACGGACACGATCAAGCCGGAGACCCCGACCGGGCTGTCGGCGACGCGGGTATCGGATTCGCAGCAGACCCTGAACGTGACGGTGCCGTGGGGTGCGGTCAAGATGGTGTGGCAGCGATCCACGGACGACGGTGCCTGGCAGACGCTCGCGACGGTGACCGCGTCAGGCACATACACGGACAAGTCGACGCAGGCGAACCGAAAGTACACGTACCGGGTGGCGGCGTCGAACGGTGGCGGGCAGGGCCCGTGGTCGTCGACCGCGACGATCTACACGTCCCCGGCCGCGCCGACCGGTGTGTCGGCGGCCCGCACCGCGGCGGACGACATCCGGGTCGATGCATCCGGCCGGCCCGCGTGGGCGACGTCGTTCAACATCCGCGACGGCGGGGCGCTGGTCGCGTCGGGTGTGAGCCTGCCGTGGACGCATGTCGACCCGAACCCGGCGGACACGCACACGTACACGGTGCAGGGCGTCGTCTCGGGGATCGCGGGGGCGTGGTCGTCGCCGTCGAACACGGTGCAGCTGATCAGCCCGCCGTCGCCGCCGCAGTCCCTGAGCCCGAATGGTGCGGTGGCGCCGTCGGATGAGAGCGTGACGTTGTCGTGGGTGCACAGCCCGGTCGATTCGTCACCGCAGTCGGCGTACGAGTTGCAGTATCGGGCCCCGGGTGGGGCGTGGACGGTACTCACCGGCACGACTGCGCAGGCCAGGGCGGTGACGCTGCCTGTCGGGGCGGTTGAGTGGCAGGTGCGCACGAAGGGCGCGCACCCGGATTGGTCGCCGTGGTCGGCGACAGCGTCGTTCACCGTCATCGACCGACCTGGTGTCGCCGTCGTTCAGCCCGCGGACACGTGGGACGCGTCAACCCTGACCGCGGTGTGGACCTGGTTCCAGGCTCAAGGTCGGCCGCAGTCCGCCTGGCGGGTGGAGCTGCTCGACGCGACCGGCACGGTCGTGGAGTCCCGGACCGGGTCCGGTGCGACGGCGACGCTGCAGCTGGCCACGCGCCTCACTGAGGGTGCGTGGACGGTGCGCGCGCAGGCCGCGACCGGTGAGGTGTGGTCGGCATGGGGCGTGGAAGCATTCACCGTCGCGTTCACCCCGCCCGTGGAGCCCGTGCTCACTGGCGTGTGGGACGAATCGCAGGGCGGCGTGCAGATCACTGTCTCGGGTGAACAATTCGGCGTCGCCGTTCTCGACGAAGGCGCCTGGTACGCAGAGGTTGGAGTTTGA
- a CDS encoding acyltransferase family protein, with protein MTSLGAAFNPKQNSLNALRLLFATAVIVAHAWPLSGRTDEPIGPGAFNSLGPWAVAGFFVISGYLIAGSRDHSAIAPFLWRRFLRIYPAFVVVLAATAFVFAPLSTLVMGEFSITAGVEYLLKNAGLYIFTFDVNGTLPTAPYPDAWNGSLWTLFYEALCYVGIGLAMTVIPRRWLALALSITVIGGMAVTAAHVYLDVLHVNVILHTIRLGTYFAAGALLYVLRERVAYRWEFAAVSAVAVVITAATGTFDILAAVPLAYLCMWLGIALPLDRVGAKNDISYGMYIYAFPVQQLLAITIGERMPLWLFMLLSIAATVPFAWASWVLVERPAMRLRGRGKQTPQIPAPSLAATT; from the coding sequence ATGACTTCATTGGGGGCCGCGTTCAATCCGAAGCAGAACAGCCTGAATGCTCTGCGCCTGCTGTTCGCGACCGCGGTGATCGTCGCTCACGCGTGGCCCCTGAGCGGCCGGACAGACGAACCGATCGGGCCCGGCGCGTTCAACTCGCTCGGCCCCTGGGCCGTCGCTGGCTTCTTCGTGATCTCGGGCTACCTGATCGCTGGCAGCCGTGACCACTCTGCGATCGCCCCATTCCTGTGGCGCCGATTCCTGCGGATCTACCCGGCGTTCGTCGTTGTGCTTGCGGCGACGGCCTTCGTCTTCGCCCCGCTATCGACTCTCGTCATGGGCGAGTTCTCGATCACCGCCGGGGTTGAATATTTGCTCAAGAACGCCGGCCTCTACATCTTCACATTCGACGTGAATGGCACACTTCCCACCGCACCGTATCCAGACGCGTGGAACGGGTCGCTCTGGACGCTCTTCTACGAAGCGCTCTGCTACGTCGGAATCGGTCTCGCGATGACTGTCATCCCTCGGCGGTGGCTGGCGCTGGCACTCTCGATCACGGTCATCGGCGGCATGGCAGTCACCGCTGCGCACGTGTATCTCGACGTGCTGCATGTGAACGTCATCTTGCACACCATTCGCCTCGGGACCTACTTCGCCGCGGGCGCTCTGCTGTACGTCCTCCGGGAGCGAGTCGCGTACCGGTGGGAGTTCGCCGCCGTGTCCGCTGTGGCCGTCGTCATCACTGCTGCGACGGGGACCTTCGATATCCTCGCGGCCGTCCCGCTGGCGTACCTCTGCATGTGGCTAGGGATCGCGTTGCCGCTGGACCGGGTCGGTGCGAAGAACGACATCTCGTATGGGATGTATATCTACGCCTTCCCGGTCCAGCAGCTTCTCGCGATCACGATCGGGGAGCGCATGCCGCTCTGGCTATTCATGTTGTTGTCGATCGCTGCGACCGTGCCGTTTGCGTGGGCGAGCTGGGTTCTTGTCGAGCGGCCCGCCATGCGGTTGCGGGGCCGCGGAAAACAGACACCACAGATTCCAGCCCCTTCCCTCGCAGCCACGACCTAA